The sequence GATCAGCCAACACTTAACTACCTTAGCGCGCTTGATGCAGCACAACGCAACGCCATTTTTGTATTCATCACTCCCGATGCTGGGCTGGAGATCAACCACAACCGCGTGATCACTTACCCTGAAATAGACGATAACCTGCAACCCCAAAACGATTTCGACAAATACGCTGGTCACAAAGGGCCATTGTATATCGTTCTGCCAAAATCGTACGTAGGCACCAAGGCATCCATGTATTTTAAAAATTTCCCTGGCTACAGCAATTTTGAGTTGGCACAGCCCGGGAAAAACTACGTTATATATTCGGCTAAGTAAACAGCACCGATCTTAAACAAAAAAACGCTCCGATTAATGGAGCGTTTTTTTATTTAGATATTTTTCGGGGATTACGAAACATGGAATGGAGCAACCAAATTTAGCACCTGAGCCATAGTTAGTGGCTCGTCAAAAGCCTCAACAGCCGCTGATAATGAAATGGTAGAATTTGCAGAGACACCCGGCAATTTGGTAATATCAACAGCAGGACTACCTTGCATTGTGTTATTTTCTGATGCATAATTGCCATCAACAGTGCTGATGCCGGTATCGTTGGCTACGTTACCGGTCCCTAATGATATCCAGGGTTTTGTTGCGCTTGCTCCGCTAATGGTAGTACGGCGCAAATAACGTATGGCCGAGGCGTGGCGCGCCTCTACCGAGTGGATATTCAGGGCTGCTGTTAAATAGGTTTGGTCTTTCAGCAACACACCAGCCTGTCCCTTATAAGCACGTACCCCGGTATCTTCAAGCACCTGCGCTACAGCAAGAAAGGTTGCATAATTAG comes from Mucilaginibacter mali and encodes:
- a CDS encoding ferritin-like domain-containing protein — its product is MNLFELFEDIEKADPEFQDRISPRRDAIKNMTSFGSKVAVAALPFAFSELLKKAYGQVPSSAVLATLNFALKLEYFEAAFYRTGLAQASLVVPTSDRTNILAPIAAHEVSHVNFLKTALGTNAVAQPADSSYDFTAGGAFATVFTNYATFLAVAQVLEDTGVRAYKGQAGVLLKDQTYLTAALNIHSVEARHASAIRYLRRTTISGASATKPWISLGTGNVANDTGISTVDGNYASENNTMQGSPAVDITKLPGVSANSTISLSAAVEAFDEPLTMAQVLNLVAPFHVS